The Streptomyces sp. TLI_105 DNA segment GCCTGGATCCTGCTGGGCGAGCACCTGGACGCGCCGCAGATCGTCGGCGGCGCGGTGGTCCTGGTCGGGGCCTTCATCGCCCAGTCCTCGACGCCGAAGGCGCCGGCACCGGGGCCGGTCGCCGGGTCCGGACCCGGGGCTGATGCCGGGACGGCGTCCGGTGCCGAGGCCGGGGCGGGGTCCACGTCCGGACCCGGGGCGGAGTCCGTGTCCGGGCCCGAGGCCGGTTCCGGTTCCGACGCGGCGGGTGCCGGGCGGGACGCGCGGTTGTCGGCCGGGCGAACCGCCCCGTAGGGTGCCGACCATGCATTCGACCGTGCTTCCGCCTCCCGCCGCCTAGCGCGCGGGGCGACTCTCCCTCGACGAAGACCGGGCCCGGGCGGGCGATTCCTCGCCGCCGGGCGGTTCGTCGCTGCCCGCGCGCGGAGTCCAGCGACCACCTTTCCCTCCTGTCTTCCACGGAGAACCCACGTGTCGAACTCCTCGGGATCCGCCCTGTCCGTCGGGCGGAGCCTCCTCTATCTGATCGTCGCCGGCATCGCCTGGGGCACGGCCGGCGCCGCCGCCTCGCTGATCTTCCGCGTCAGCGACATGGGCCCGCTGGCCCTCTCCTTCTGGCGCTGCGTCGGCGGGCTCGCCCTGCTCCTGGGCGCGCTGGCGCTGCGGCCCCGGCGCTCCGCCGCCCGCGGGGACGCCGAACCGCGCGGCCGGCGGACGGCCCGCATCCTCGGCACGGGCATCGGTCTCACCGTCTTCCAGAGCGCCTACTTCGCCGCCGTCGAGGCGACCGGGCTCGCGGTCGGCACCGTCGTCACCCTGGGCGCCGGACCCGTCCTCATCGCGATCGGCGCCCGGCTCACCATGGGGGAGCGCCTCGGCCGCGGCGGGGTCGCCGCCGTCGCCGGAGCGCTCGCCGGGCTCTTGGTCCTCGTCCTGGGCGGCGGAGCCGCGGAGGTGCGGCCGCTCGGTGTCGTCCTCGCGGTGGTCTCGGCGGCCGGATACGCGGCGATCACCCTCCTCACCCGCCGGCTCGGCCGTGACGGCGGCGGTGCGGACGCCCTGGCGACGACCACGTGGGCCTTCGCGATCGGGGCGGTCGGGCTGCTGCCCGCCGCGCTCGCGGAGGGGCTCGTCCCGCACACCGAAGCGCCGGTGAGCGTGGTGCTGCTGCTCGTGTACGTGGCGGCGGTGCCGACCGCGCTCGCCTACGCGCTGTACTTCGCCGGGGCGGCCGTCGTCCGGGCCGCCACCGTCTCCGTGATCATGCTCCTGGAGCCGGTGAGCGCCGCCCTGATCGCGGTCTCGCTGCTCGGCGAGCGGCTCACCGCCGCGATCGTGCTGGGCACTCTGCTGCTGCTCGCCGCCGTGACGGGCCTCGCCCTCGCGGAGGCACGGACGGCGGCGGAGGCACGCAGGCGGGAGCCCGTGGCGGCGTAGGAGACCGCCGCCGGGGCGGGGCTTGTGCGGTCCCGCCCCGCGTGGTCGCCAGGGGCGGGGGCCGTGTGGCTCCGCCCCGGCACGGTCATCCGTCCGTGCGACGGCGCAGCTGGTGGGCGCGGGCGTTCAGGTCGCCGGGGCCGGCCCGCTCGGCGAGCCGCTGCGAGACGCGGTCCTGGATCTCCTGAGGCTTGTTGCCCGCGTACTTGAACTTCGCCCGTACGTCGGTCACCTCCAGGCTCAGCACCCGGATCCCCGACAGCATGCGGCCGAACGGGGCCTCGCCAGGGGCGACGGTCGCCGTGCCGCCCTCCGGCTGGAAGTGGGCGACCTGGCGGTTGAGGAGCGCCGCCTTCTCCTCCGGATCGTCGACCACGCGCGCGGTGCAGCGCAGTTGGACGGCCGCGTAGTACGAGGTCGGGGTGCCGTGCTCGGACGGGGCGCCCTCGGGAGCCGTCCAGTGCCCCGGTACGTAGACGTAGTCGTCGACCACGCTCAGGAGCACCGTCGGGTTCGCCTCCAGGGCGCGCCAGAGCGGGTTGGGCCGGGCCAGGTGGGCCAGGGCCCGGCCGTACGGGCCGGGCCCGGCGTCGTACCGGAAGTGCAGGGGCTGCACCCACGGCGGCTCGCCGGGCAGGCCGTTGACGGCGAGCTGGCCGAAGTCGTGCCGGGAGAGCCAGTCGCGCCACTCGCCCTCGTCGTGGGCGGCGTCCCAGGGGTGGATCAGCATCGTGGGTCCGTCCTTCCCGGGTCAGAGCGCGACGAGGTAGCCGGGCAGGGCGACGGACGGGTCGAGGTCGTCGGCCGGGACGGGAGTGCCGTAGCCGCCCCGTACGGGGACGACGCCGGACCAGTACGGGAGGCCGAGGTCCTCGGGGTCGTCGTTGGGCCCGCCGGTGCGGACCTTCGCCGAGACCTCGTCCAGGTCGAGCCGGATCACGGCGGTCGCGGCGAGTTCCTTGGCGTTCCCGGGGCGCGAGTCGGTGGAGCGGCCGGGGACGACGTGGTCGACGAGGGCGTCGAGGGCGGTCCGCAGCTCCTCGGGGTCCGTGACCTGATGGGCGGTGCCGTGGACGACGACCGAGCGGTAGTTGAGCGAGTGGTGGAACGCGGAGCGGGCGAGCACGAGTCCGTCGACGTGCGTCACGGTCAGGCAGACGGGCAGGCCGGGGGCGGCCACGCCGTCGCCGGCCGCGCGCAGCGGCCGCGAGCCGGTGGAGCCGTGGACGTAGAGGCGCTCGCCGACCCGGCCGAAGAGCGTCGGGAGGACGACCGGCGCGCCGTCGCGGACGAAGCCGAGATGGCAGACGTAGGCCTCGTCGAGTATCGAGTGGACGAGGTCCTTGTCGTACGAGGCGCGGTGACGGGAGCGGGTGGGCACGGTCCGGTCGGTCGCCTCGTACGTCTCCGTGGTGGTGCTCATTGCCATCTCCATTGCACTAGTGCATAATCATGTTTGTGCTAGGAGAGTATCGGATCGAAGGCCGCCGCGCATCGGACATCGCCGCCAGCGTCGAGCGGGGAGTGGGTGCGGGTGCGCTCCAGCCCGGCCGACTGCTACCACCCATGCGGGAATTGGCGGCCACCCTCGGCGTGAACCCCAACACCGTCGCCGCCGCCTACCGCACCCTGCGCGAGCGCGGGGTCATCGAGACGGACGGCCGGCGCGGCAGCCGGGTGCGCCCGCGCCCCGCCACGACCGCGCGCGGCTCCCTCCGCGTGGACGCCCCCGCCGGGGTCCGGGACGTCAGCAACGGCAGCCCCGACCCCGCCCTGCTCCCGCCCCTCGGCGAGGCCTTCGCGGAGGTCGCCCGGCGGTACGCCGAGCGGCCCGGCATGTACGGAGAGGTCCCCGTCGACGAGGAGTTCGGGCGCCTCGCGCGCGCCGCCTTCGACGCGGACGGGGTGCCCGCCGGGCCCGTCGGCGTCGCCTCGGGCTCCCTCGACGCCATCGAGCGGGTGCTCGCCGCCCGCCTCAGGCCCGGCGACGCCGTCGCCGTCGAGGACCCGGGCTGGGGCAGCCTCCTCGACCTCGTGCCCGCGCTCGGCCTGCGTCCGGTCCCGGTCGCCGTCGACGACGACGGACCCCTCCCGGAGGCCGTCGAACGCGCGATCCGGCAGGACGGGGCGCGGGCCGTGATCGTCACCGACCGGGCGCAGAACCCGACGGGCGCCTGCGTCACCGAGGAGCGCGCCCGGGAGCTGCGGCGGGTCCTCGGCGCGCACCCCGGCGTGCTCCTCGTCGAGGACGACCACGGACACGGCATCGTCGCGCAGCCCCTCCACCCGCTGGCCGGCGTCACCGACCACTGGGTGCTCGTCCGCTCGGTCGCCAAGGCGTACGGGCCCGACCTGCGGATCGCCGCCTTCACCGGCGACGCCGAGACCGTCGACCGGGTGCTCGGGCGGCAGCGCCTCGGTCCCGGCTGGGTCAGCAAGCTCCTCCAGCGGACCGTCGCACACCTCTGGGCCACGGGCGCGGTGGATCCGGCCGTCGTCGCCCGCGCGTACGGGAAGCGGCGCGACGGGCTCGTGCGGGCCCTCGCGCGGCGCGGCGTCGAGGCGCACGGGCGGGGCGGCATGAACGTCTGGGTGCCGGTCTCCGACGAGACCGGCGCGGTCACCCGGCTCCTCGCCGCGGGGTGGGCCGTCGCGCCGGGCGCGCGCTTCCGCATGGACGCGGGGCCGGCCGTCCGGCTCACCGTCTCCGGGCTCGCGGTCGCGGAGGTCGAGGCGCTGGCGGACGCGGTGGCGGGGGCGGTGGGGCCGGCGCCGGCGCGGAGCTACGGGTAGGCGGCATCCGAAGGGTGGCGGATGCGTGCCCGGCCCATCTGGCGTGCGGGGCACGGTCGTTCCTCGCGCAAGTGACGTTTCTCTGGTGAATGCGCTAGCCCTGGAGAGTGAGTAAAGCGCTCGTACGCGGAAGTTCCGCCCCGTCTCAGGAAATCATCAGGTTTTGGTAAAGCTCCGTCGTGTTGCGGCGGTTCTGCACCTTTTCCGTGTTTCCCCGAGATGACCAGGAGTCAGACCTTGACTTACGGAAACAAGTTGCGCGAGGCCGTCGCGGCGCCGGGCACGACCCCGCTGATCGGCGTGTACGACATGTACTCGGCCTCCGTCGCCGCCGACCACTACGACGGGATGTTCGTCTCCGGGTTCGGCTTCGCCGCCTCGTACTACGGGCTGCCGGACATCGGCTTCATCGCCTGGCCGGACATGGTGGGGTTCGTGCAGCGGCTGCGCGGCGCGTTCCCCCGTCACCACCTGCTCGTGGACATCGACGACGGCTACGTCGACCCCGAGGTGGCCTGCCACGTGGTGGAGGGCCTGGAGCGCATCGGTGCCTCGGGCGTGATCCTGGAGGACCAGAAGCGGCCCCGCCGGTGCGGCCACGCGGACGGCAAGCAGGTGCTGCCGCTCGACGAGTACCTGGCCAAGCTGGAGATGGTCCTGGCCACCCGCCGGGACATGGTCGTGGTG contains these protein-coding regions:
- a CDS encoding DMT family transporter → MSNSSGSALSVGRSLLYLIVAGIAWGTAGAAASLIFRVSDMGPLALSFWRCVGGLALLLGALALRPRRSAARGDAEPRGRRTARILGTGIGLTVFQSAYFAAVEATGLAVGTVVTLGAGPVLIAIGARLTMGERLGRGGVAAVAGALAGLLVLVLGGGAAEVRPLGVVLAVVSAAGYAAITLLTRRLGRDGGGADALATTTWAFAIGAVGLLPAALAEGLVPHTEAPVSVVLLLVYVAAVPTALAYALYFAGAAVVRAATVSVIMLLEPVSAALIAVSLLGERLTAAIVLGTLLLLAAVTGLALAEARTAAEARRREPVAA
- a CDS encoding FMN-binding negative transcriptional regulator, producing the protein MLIHPWDAAHDEGEWRDWLSRHDFGQLAVNGLPGEPPWVQPLHFRYDAGPGPYGRALAHLARPNPLWRALEANPTVLLSVVDDYVYVPGHWTAPEGAPSEHGTPTSYYAAVQLRCTARVVDDPEEKAALLNRQVAHFQPEGGTATVAPGEAPFGRMLSGIRVLSLEVTDVRAKFKYAGNKPQEIQDRVSQRLAERAGPGDLNARAHQLRRRTDG
- a CDS encoding aminotransferase class I/II-fold pyridoxal phosphate-dependent enzyme, with translation MLGEYRIEGRRASDIAASVERGVGAGALQPGRLLPPMRELAATLGVNPNTVAAAYRTLRERGVIETDGRRGSRVRPRPATTARGSLRVDAPAGVRDVSNGSPDPALLPPLGEAFAEVARRYAERPGMYGEVPVDEEFGRLARAAFDADGVPAGPVGVASGSLDAIERVLAARLRPGDAVAVEDPGWGSLLDLVPALGLRPVPVAVDDDGPLPEAVERAIRQDGARAVIVTDRAQNPTGACVTEERARELRRVLGAHPGVLLVEDDHGHGIVAQPLHPLAGVTDHWVLVRSVAKAYGPDLRIAAFTGDAETVDRVLGRQRLGPGWVSKLLQRTVAHLWATGAVDPAVVARAYGKRRDGLVRALARRGVEAHGRGGMNVWVPVSDETGAVTRLLAAGWAVAPGARFRMDAGPAVRLTVSGLAVAEVEALADAVAGAVGPAPARSYG
- a CDS encoding pyridoxamine 5'-phosphate oxidase family protein, whose product is MSTTTETYEATDRTVPTRSRHRASYDKDLVHSILDEAYVCHLGFVRDGAPVVLPTLFGRVGERLYVHGSTGSRPLRAAGDGVAAPGLPVCLTVTHVDGLVLARSAFHHSLNYRSVVVHGTAHQVTDPEELRTALDALVDHVVPGRSTDSRPGNAKELAATAVIRLDLDEVSAKVRTGGPNDDPEDLGLPYWSGVVPVRGGYGTPVPADDLDPSVALPGYLVAL
- a CDS encoding oxaloacetate decarboxylase — its product is MTYGNKLREAVAAPGTTPLIGVYDMYSASVAADHYDGMFVSGFGFAASYYGLPDIGFIAWPDMVGFVQRLRGAFPRHHLLVDIDDGYVDPEVACHVVEGLERIGASGVILEDQKRPRRCGHADGKQVLPLDEYLAKLEMVLATRRDMVVVARTDATDEADILRRAECLAATDADVVLVDGVRSVEWIHRIREVVDGKPLLFNQIAGGKSPRLSLTELSDLGVDMAIYSTPCLFAAHEAMDSALSELKRDDGRLPSFDPESGVGVAASTRLLERNITRHHAVPERVGA